One genomic window of Maribacter aquivivus includes the following:
- a CDS encoding M20/M25/M40 family metallo-hydrolase encodes MKKIAYLLIGALCLQACSETKKEETQSELFARIDTEIKANSKGYSTLKEATETIGHRLTGSTNGAKAEEYTFNKFKEYGFEDVAYQTFEVEAWARGEVSLQINDEDIKVVTLGHAPVEAHITGEIVDMGNGLDADYAAKPDAVKGKISLVYINILPESEEGLTNLHRSEKTALAIKYGAIGIIIINQVDNGVLLTGTASVTGELIPIPAVCIGKEDGIALKETLKSKKATAKIDMTNTSDVIKARNVVATLPGTEIPQEEIVLGGHLDSWDLATGAIDNGIGSFAVLDIARAFKANNLHPKRTVKFVMFMGEEQGLLGSKYLVEQAIENKTIENIKYMMNLDMSGNPIGMNAGGKLDDEQFFTDLGAAIQQQDTIYQNTFSNKSGLHSDHQPFMLEGVPILSVSSNLDRSIYGCYHSDCDDFNLVNEDHMKNTARFGTMMLYAVANADKLPATKMDSETTKEFMIKNDLKEKLIIGNEWKWEE; translated from the coding sequence ATGAAAAAAATCGCTTACCTATTAATAGGCGCTCTATGTCTACAGGCATGTTCAGAAACAAAAAAAGAAGAAACTCAATCTGAACTTTTTGCGCGTATTGATACAGAAATCAAAGCAAACTCAAAAGGTTATAGCACCTTAAAAGAGGCTACAGAAACCATTGGTCATAGATTAACTGGATCTACAAACGGAGCCAAGGCAGAAGAATACACGTTCAATAAATTCAAGGAATATGGTTTTGAAGATGTTGCCTACCAAACTTTTGAAGTAGAAGCATGGGCAAGAGGCGAAGTTTCATTACAGATTAATGACGAAGATATTAAAGTAGTGACTTTAGGTCACGCACCCGTAGAAGCACACATTACCGGCGAAATTGTAGATATGGGTAATGGCCTAGATGCAGATTACGCAGCTAAACCAGATGCAGTAAAAGGAAAAATTTCATTGGTATACATTAATATTCTTCCAGAAAGTGAAGAGGGACTTACCAATTTACACCGAAGTGAAAAAACAGCTTTAGCTATTAAATATGGTGCAATTGGCATCATTATTATCAATCAAGTAGATAACGGTGTTTTACTAACCGGTACGGCTTCTGTAACAGGAGAGTTAATTCCTATTCCTGCTGTATGTATTGGCAAAGAAGATGGTATTGCATTAAAAGAAACTTTAAAATCTAAAAAAGCCACTGCCAAAATTGATATGACTAATACCAGTGATGTCATTAAAGCAAGAAATGTTGTTGCAACGCTACCTGGAACTGAAATACCGCAAGAAGAAATTGTACTTGGAGGTCATTTAGATTCTTGGGATTTAGCAACTGGCGCCATAGATAACGGTATTGGTTCTTTTGCTGTTTTAGATATTGCAAGAGCTTTTAAGGCAAACAACTTACACCCAAAACGTACGGTAAAGTTTGTAATGTTCATGGGAGAAGAACAAGGATTACTTGGTTCTAAATATTTAGTAGAACAAGCTATTGAGAACAAGACTATTGAGAACATTAAATACATGATGAACTTAGATATGTCTGGTAACCCAATTGGTATGAATGCTGGCGGAAAGCTAGATGACGAACAATTTTTTACCGATTTAGGTGCTGCAATTCAGCAACAGGATACTATATACCAAAATACCTTTTCTAACAAATCTGGTTTACATAGTGATCACCAACCTTTTATGTTAGAAGGTGTTCCAATTTTATCTGTAAGCAGTAATTTAGACCGCTCTATTTATGGTTGTTATCATTCTGATTGTGATGATTTTAATCTGGTAAACGAAGACCATATGAAAAACACAGCTCGCTTTGGTACTATGATGTTATATGCGGTTGCAAATGCCGATAAATTACCAGCAACAAAAATGGATAGCGAAACTACCAAAGAGTTCATGATTAAAAATGACCTAAAGGAGAAATTGATTATTGGTAACGAATGGAAATGGGAGGAATAA
- a CDS encoding aminopeptidase P family protein codes for MKYDQIPNSLFIKNRKKFMDRMQPKSIAVFNSNDIYPIGADSVLPFEQHRDIFYLSGADQEETILILFPDAINKKHREVLFVRETNEHIAIWEGEKLTKEKATEVSGIETVCWLQDFDKIFFDLMTEAETIYFNTNEHYRQAVETQTREDRFIEKCKREYPAHKVAKSNPILQEIRGIKEPEEIDIMQTACNITEKGFRRLLSFVKPGVMEYEIEAELLHEFVRNRSKGFAYQPIIASGNNANVLHYLENNKLCNDGDLILMDVAAEYANYSSDLTRTIPVNGKFTKRQKEVYYAVLRVKDDATKMLVPGTLWAEYHKECGKLMTSELLGLGLLDKSDVQNENPEWPAYKKYFMHGTSHHIGLNTHDYGALKTPMKANMVFTVEPGIYIPAENMGIRLEDDVVIQEKGEPFNLMANIPIKAEEIEDLMNK; via the coding sequence ATGAAATACGATCAAATACCTAACTCCTTATTTATAAAGAACCGTAAGAAGTTTATGGACCGCATGCAGCCTAAAAGTATTGCTGTATTTAACTCTAATGATATTTACCCTATAGGAGCCGATAGTGTTTTGCCTTTTGAGCAACATAGAGATATTTTCTATCTGTCTGGAGCTGATCAAGAGGAAACCATTTTAATACTTTTTCCTGATGCTATTAATAAAAAGCATCGCGAGGTTCTTTTTGTTCGTGAAACCAATGAACATATTGCTATTTGGGAAGGCGAAAAATTAACGAAAGAGAAGGCTACAGAGGTTTCAGGTATTGAAACTGTTTGTTGGTTACAAGATTTCGATAAAATTTTCTTCGACCTAATGACCGAAGCTGAAACTATTTACTTCAATACAAACGAGCATTATAGACAAGCGGTAGAAACACAGACACGCGAAGATAGATTCATAGAGAAATGCAAGCGTGAATATCCTGCACATAAAGTTGCTAAAAGTAATCCTATACTTCAAGAGATTAGAGGAATCAAAGAACCCGAAGAAATTGATATTATGCAAACTGCCTGTAATATCACGGAAAAGGGATTTCGTAGACTTCTTAGTTTTGTGAAACCAGGGGTGATGGAATATGAGATTGAAGCAGAATTATTGCATGAATTTGTGCGAAACAGATCTAAAGGTTTTGCATATCAACCAATTATTGCTTCCGGTAACAATGCAAACGTACTACACTATTTAGAGAATAATAAGCTATGTAATGATGGCGATTTAATTTTGATGGATGTTGCAGCAGAGTATGCTAATTATTCTAGTGACTTAACAAGAACTATTCCTGTGAACGGTAAATTTACGAAGCGCCAGAAAGAGGTGTATTATGCCGTTTTACGCGTTAAAGATGATGCCACTAAAATGTTGGTGCCTGGTACACTTTGGGCAGAGTACCATAAAGAATGTGGTAAACTAATGACTTCTGAACTTTTAGGGTTAGGTTTATTGGATAAATCCGATGTGCAAAATGAAAATCCTGAATGGCCTGCTTATAAAAAATACTTTATGCATGGTACAAGTCATCATATTGGATTAAATACGCATGATTATGGTGCGTTAAAAACTCCTATGAAAGCAAATATGGTATTTACTGTGGAGCCAGGAATTTACATTCCGGCAGAAAATATGGGTATTCGTTTAGAAGATGATGTGGTAATTCAAGAAAAAGGAGAACCTTTTAACCTTATGGCCAATATTCCGATCAAAGCTGAGGAGATTGAAGATTTAATGAACAAATAA
- a CDS encoding exodeoxyribonuclease III, translated as MMKLVSWNVNGIRASVKKGFEDIVKDFDADVFCVQETKAQDDQVAEALKDITDYELFSNSAERKGYSGTGILSKQAPVKFDKDMGIEEHDLEGRITHSEFEHFHLINVYIPNSGSGLKRLDYRAGWDKDFTNYLKELSKTKPLIITGDFNVAHTANDLANPKSNYNKTSGFTQVEIDGFDHMLKELNLVDSFRKLHPTTFDKYTFWSARGGARGRNVGWRLDYFLVSESIWDKVTSAEIHDQIMGSDHCPISLEIEF; from the coding sequence ATGATGAAATTAGTATCGTGGAACGTTAATGGCATTAGGGCTTCAGTTAAAAAAGGATTTGAGGATATCGTAAAAGATTTTGATGCAGATGTATTTTGTGTTCAAGAAACAAAGGCGCAAGATGATCAGGTTGCCGAAGCATTGAAAGATATTACCGATTACGAGCTTTTTAGTAATAGTGCAGAACGAAAAGGATATTCTGGTACCGGAATTTTATCTAAACAAGCACCTGTGAAGTTTGATAAGGACATGGGTATTGAAGAACATGATTTAGAAGGAAGGATTACACATTCAGAATTTGAACATTTTCATTTAATCAATGTATATATACCTAATAGTGGTAGTGGATTAAAACGTTTGGATTACCGTGCCGGATGGGATAAAGATTTTACTAACTACCTTAAAGAATTGTCAAAAACCAAGCCTTTAATTATTACGGGCGACTTTAATGTAGCGCATACTGCTAACGATTTGGCGAACCCAAAAAGTAATTACAACAAAACATCAGGATTTACACAAGTTGAGATTGATGGATTTGACCATATGCTAAAGGAATTGAACTTGGTAGATAGTTTTAGAAAATTACACCCTACTACGTTCGATAAATATACCTTTTGGAGTGCGAGAGGTGGTGCAAGAGGTAGAAATGTAGGTTGGCGTTTAGATTATTTTTTGGTAAGTGAATCTATTTGGGATAAAGTAACATCGGCTGAGATACACGATCAAATAATGGGTAGTGATCATTGCCCAATTAGTTTAGAAATAGAATTTTAG
- a CDS encoding branched-chain amino acid transport system II carrier protein, with product MFKKKETLVTAFALFSLFFGAGNLILPPLLGFNSGDQWLIVTIGFGLSAVAIPVFGILAHAKLQGTLIDFGNKVSPTFSLIYAFFIYAIAIALPSPRTASVTHEMAIQPYWEISSWLTSSIYFALVLLFALNRSKILNILGKILTPAIIVILILIIGITIFSFPFDFGSTSIASPFTNGILEGYQTFDAIGAVVVGGVIIISINLKYTHASYDDKKLLIRNAAWFAGLSLFLIYMGLILSGALVHSVFDADTSRTEILSGLAIQSLGNIGNLFLSILVGLACFTTAVGIVTGTADFVASRFNDSKSIYTITAILGSILGVLVGQFNVAYIIAVAIPSLMFIYPITIILILLNVVPNKYASSIVFKAVTITTILFSIPDFLGSISALSPAADTFSWIPLQQYSLGWVLPALIVFVVTNLIKLGTSE from the coding sequence ATGTTTAAAAAGAAGGAAACCCTCGTTACAGCTTTTGCATTGTTCTCTCTTTTTTTTGGAGCCGGCAATCTAATTTTACCTCCATTATTAGGCTTTAATTCTGGCGACCAATGGCTCATAGTTACCATAGGTTTTGGACTATCTGCAGTGGCAATACCCGTATTTGGTATTTTGGCACATGCAAAACTACAGGGAACACTAATAGATTTTGGCAATAAAGTATCGCCTACCTTCAGTTTAATCTATGCCTTTTTCATTTACGCTATAGCTATTGCCTTACCAAGCCCAAGGACAGCATCTGTAACGCACGAAATGGCCATACAGCCGTATTGGGAGATCTCTTCTTGGCTTACTAGCAGTATTTATTTTGCCTTGGTTTTACTATTCGCTTTAAACCGATCTAAAATATTGAACATATTGGGCAAAATTTTAACGCCTGCAATCATTGTCATCCTGATTTTAATAATTGGAATAACCATTTTTTCATTCCCATTCGACTTCGGCAGTACTTCTATAGCTAGTCCTTTTACTAACGGAATACTAGAAGGCTACCAAACATTCGATGCCATTGGTGCCGTTGTTGTTGGTGGGGTAATTATTATATCGATCAATTTAAAATATACACATGCTTCATATGATGATAAAAAACTACTGATACGCAACGCCGCATGGTTTGCAGGTTTATCGCTGTTTTTAATTTATATGGGACTAATTCTCTCTGGGGCATTGGTACATTCTGTCTTTGATGCAGATACCAGTAGAACTGAAATTTTATCTGGCTTGGCCATACAAAGTTTAGGTAATATTGGTAATTTATTTTTGAGCATTCTAGTGGGTTTGGCTTGCTTTACAACTGCCGTAGGTATTGTGACGGGGACCGCAGATTTTGTAGCATCTAGATTTAATGACTCCAAATCTATTTATACGATAACAGCAATTCTAGGAAGTATACTTGGTGTTTTAGTAGGGCAATTCAATGTAGCTTATATTATTGCAGTAGCTATACCCTCATTAATGTTTATTTACCCAATAACCATTATTCTAATACTATTGAATGTAGTACCAAATAAATATGCATCATCTATAGTTTTTAAAGCGGTAACGATTACCACTATACTTTTTAGTATTCCAGATTTCTTAGGAAGCATAAGTGCATTGTCACCTGCTGCAGATACATTTTCATGGATTCCACTTCAGCAATATAGTTTGGGCTGGGTATTGCCTGCTTTGATTGTGTTTGTAGTCACGAACCTAATAAAACTTGGTACTTCAGAGTAA
- the thiL gene encoding thiamine-phosphate kinase yields the protein MLEDKEQERTSLEKLGEFGLIEHLTKDFKIEQKSTVKGIGDDAAVLNFENKKTVISTDLLIEGVHFDLAYMPLKHLGYKSIMVNLSDIYAMNATATQVTVSIAVSNRFPLEALEEFYAGVSTACKAYNVDLVGGDTTSSKTGLMISVTAIGIANEEDIAYRSGAQPNDLLVISGDLGAAYMGLQVLERENEVFKVNPNSQPDLEPYSYIVERQLKPEARKDISELLKKLDVHPTSMIDISDGLSSEILHLSKSSGLGIDLYEDKIPLDPTVISACEEFKMDSTLVALSGGEDYELLFTIDQKEFPKIKGNPNLTVIGHTTGKDEGAFLISRNNTKIPLTAQGWNSFN from the coding sequence ATGCTAGAAGATAAAGAACAAGAAAGAACATCGTTAGAGAAATTAGGTGAATTCGGACTCATAGAACACCTGACTAAAGATTTTAAAATCGAACAAAAGTCTACTGTAAAAGGTATTGGTGATGATGCTGCCGTTTTAAATTTTGAAAACAAAAAAACGGTTATTAGTACAGATCTTTTAATAGAAGGGGTACATTTTGACCTTGCCTACATGCCACTAAAGCATTTAGGTTACAAATCTATTATGGTTAACCTTTCTGATATTTACGCCATGAATGCTACGGCGACTCAAGTAACAGTTTCTATTGCGGTTTCTAATAGATTTCCGTTAGAAGCCCTTGAAGAGTTTTACGCAGGTGTGTCAACGGCATGCAAAGCATATAATGTTGATTTAGTTGGTGGTGACACCACCTCATCAAAAACAGGGTTAATGATTAGTGTTACCGCAATTGGTATCGCAAATGAAGAGGATATCGCTTATCGCTCAGGTGCTCAACCAAATGATCTTTTAGTAATTAGCGGAGATTTAGGTGCTGCATATATGGGACTTCAAGTGTTGGAGCGTGAAAACGAAGTATTTAAAGTAAACCCTAATAGTCAGCCAGATCTAGAGCCGTATTCTTATATCGTGGAAAGACAATTAAAGCCAGAGGCTCGTAAAGACATTTCTGAACTATTGAAAAAATTAGATGTTCACCCAACATCGATGATCGATATTAGTGACGGACTTTCATCTGAGATTTTACATTTAAGCAAGAGTAGCGGATTAGGAATTGACTTGTATGAAGACAAAATTCCTTTAGACCCTACCGTTATTTCAGCTTGCGAAGAGTTTAAAATGGATAGCACTCTTGTTGCATTGAGTGGCGGTGAGGACTATGAATTATTGTTTACGATAGACCAAAAAGAATTCCCGAAAATTAAGGGTAATCCAAACTTGACCGTTATAGGACATACCACAGGAAAAGACGAAGGTGCATTCTTAATTTCAAGGAATAATACAAAGATTCCATTGACCGCACAGGGTTGGAATTCATTTAACTAA
- a CDS encoding Gfo/Idh/MocA family protein, with product MSHNKSNDKNNTRRKFMKNTGMAAAGFMIVPRHVLGGTGFVAPSDKLNIAGIGVGGKGQSDIASFAESPNVNIVSLADVDNRQAIGSREAFPKASYFNDFREMLDKEGKNIDAVSVSTPDHNHAVAAYQAMSMGKHVYVQKPLTHDIWEARMLTEAAKKFKVVTQMGNQGGSGDGVRTMKEIYDTGIIGEVHTVKCWTNRAIWPQALQTPTKKDRVPKGLNWDLWLGTAAMRDYNNAYLPFDWRGWSDFGTGALGDMACHIMDPVYRILPILYPDTVECSVSDSFSGNFQYKDYPKSFPNSSKIHLSYPRTDGKGKIKVTWMDGGLLPERPEELGDDEALGNWDGGVLFIGTKGKLMADCYGANPRLLPLTLNEQFEVEQTIARVPEGHYLQWVNACMAGYGNAETSSSFDYAGPFTESILIGNLALKSYFEVDSTVENQSFWGGGKQYHGRKRLQWDAANMKVTNFEPANKYIKRTYRNGYSVG from the coding sequence ATGTCACACAACAAATCAAACGACAAAAACAACACCCGCCGAAAATTTATGAAGAATACCGGTATGGCGGCAGCCGGTTTTATGATTGTACCTAGACACGTTTTAGGGGGAACAGGGTTTGTCGCACCAAGCGATAAATTAAATATTGCCGGTATTGGCGTCGGTGGTAAAGGCCAAAGCGATATTGCTTCTTTTGCCGAGAGTCCGAATGTAAATATCGTATCACTTGCCGATGTAGATAACAGGCAAGCAATTGGATCTAGAGAAGCATTCCCAAAAGCTAGTTATTTTAATGACTTTAGGGAAATGCTAGATAAAGAAGGCAAAAATATTGATGCCGTTTCTGTATCTACACCCGATCACAACCATGCCGTTGCAGCTTACCAGGCAATGTCTATGGGCAAACATGTATATGTTCAAAAACCATTGACACATGATATTTGGGAGGCAAGAATGCTGACCGAAGCAGCGAAAAAATTCAAAGTAGTTACACAAATGGGTAACCAAGGTGGCTCTGGTGACGGGGTTCGTACCATGAAAGAAATTTATGATACAGGCATCATTGGCGAAGTACACACTGTAAAATGCTGGACGAATAGAGCTATTTGGCCACAAGCATTACAAACACCTACTAAAAAGGACCGCGTACCAAAAGGACTAAATTGGGATCTTTGGTTAGGCACTGCAGCGATGCGAGATTACAATAATGCATATTTACCTTTTGACTGGAGAGGTTGGTCAGATTTTGGAACAGGTGCACTTGGCGATATGGCTTGTCATATCATGGATCCAGTTTATAGAATATTACCAATTCTATATCCTGACACGGTAGAATGTAGTGTTTCTGATTCTTTCAGCGGTAATTTTCAGTACAAAGACTACCCAAAAAGTTTCCCGAACTCTAGTAAAATACACTTAAGCTACCCAAGAACAGATGGTAAAGGAAAAATAAAAGTTACTTGGATGGATGGCGGATTGCTACCTGAAAGACCAGAAGAATTAGGCGATGATGAAGCATTAGGAAACTGGGATGGTGGTGTACTATTCATTGGTACAAAAGGAAAATTAATGGCAGATTGCTACGGTGCAAACCCAAGGTTATTACCATTAACCCTTAACGAACAATTTGAAGTAGAACAAACTATTGCACGTGTACCAGAAGGTCACTATTTACAATGGGTAAATGCATGTATGGCTGGTTATGGCAATGCAGAAACAAGTTCTTCTTTTGATTATGCTGGACCGTTCACAGAAAGTATCCTTATCGGAAACTTGGCATTGAAATCATATTTCGAAGTAGATTCAACTGTTGAAAATCAAAGTTTCTGGGGTGGCGGAAAACAATACCACGGAAGAAAACGTTTACAGTGGGATGCAGCAAATATGAAAGTTACCAATTTTGAACCTGCAAACAAATACATAAAACGTACCTACAGAAATGGGTATTCTGTAGGATAA
- a CDS encoding HesB/IscA family protein, with protein sequence MIQVSETAKQKVINLMTEEGFDATTDYVRVGVKSGGCSGLSYELNFDDKKDDADKVFEDNNVRIIVDKKSFLYLVGTVLEYSGGLNGKGFVFNNPNAQRTCGCGESFSL encoded by the coding sequence ATGATTCAAGTATCAGAAACGGCTAAACAGAAAGTAATCAACCTAATGACAGAAGAGGGTTTTGATGCTACGACGGATTATGTACGTGTTGGGGTAAAGAGTGGTGGATGTAGTGGATTATCATATGAGTTAAACTTTGATGATAAGAAAGACGACGCTGATAAAGTATTCGAAGACAATAATGTACGTATTATCGTAGACAAAAAAAGCTTTTTATATTTAGTAGGAACGGTGTTGGAGTACTCTGGCGGATTAAACGGAAAAGGTTTTGTTTTTAACAATCCTAACGCTCAAAGAACGTGTGGTTGTGGTGAGAGTTTTTCATTGTAA
- the sufB gene encoding Fe-S cluster assembly protein SufB: MAYTEEELKKELETKEYEYGFYTDIESDTFPIGLSEEIVIAISKKKEEPEWMTLWRLEAFRIWESMEEPTWANVHYEKPDFQKISYYSAPKSADPNKTLDDVDPDLLEMYRKLGISVDEQKKLQNVAVDIVVDSVSVATTFKKTLAEKGIIFMPISEAIKEHPELVKKYMGTVVPQKDNFYAALNSAVFTDGSFCYIPKGVRCPMELSTYFRINQAGTGQFERTLLIADEDSYVSYLEGCTAPSRDENQLHAAVVELIALDGAEIKYSTVQNWYPGNSEGKGGVFNFVTKRAICEKNAKVSWTQVETGSAVTWKYPSCILKGDNSIGEFYSIAVTNNYQQADTGTKMIHLGKNTKSTIISKGISAGKSQNSYRGLVQINSRADGARNFSQCDSLLMGNECGAHTFPYIEAKNKTAMIEHEATTSKIGEDQIFYCNQRGIPTEKAIALIVNGFSKEVLNKLPMEFAVEAQKLLEISLEGSVG; the protein is encoded by the coding sequence ATGGCATATACAGAAGAAGAATTAAAGAAAGAATTGGAAACCAAAGAGTATGAGTATGGTTTCTACACAGATATAGAATCTGATACATTTCCTATTGGGTTAAGCGAAGAAATTGTTATTGCGATTTCAAAGAAAAAAGAAGAGCCTGAGTGGATGACACTTTGGCGTTTAGAAGCTTTTCGTATTTGGGAAAGTATGGAAGAACCTACGTGGGCAAATGTGCATTATGAAAAACCAGATTTTCAGAAAATCAGTTATTATTCCGCACCAAAATCTGCTGATCCAAACAAAACATTAGATGATGTAGATCCAGATTTGTTAGAAATGTATCGTAAGCTTGGTATTTCTGTTGACGAGCAAAAGAAATTACAAAATGTAGCTGTCGATATTGTTGTAGATTCTGTTTCTGTGGCAACGACTTTTAAAAAGACATTGGCAGAAAAGGGAATTATTTTTATGCCTATTTCAGAGGCTATAAAAGAACACCCGGAGTTGGTGAAGAAGTATATGGGTACTGTTGTGCCACAAAAAGATAATTTTTATGCTGCTCTAAATTCTGCGGTATTTACAGATGGTTCTTTTTGTTATATACCAAAAGGGGTAAGATGCCCAATGGAGCTATCTACGTATTTTAGAATTAATCAAGCAGGTACAGGTCAATTTGAGCGTACGTTGCTTATTGCAGATGAAGATAGTTATGTAAGTTATTTAGAAGGTTGTACCGCTCCTTCTAGAGATGAAAATCAATTACACGCAGCTGTAGTAGAGCTAATTGCTCTAGATGGTGCTGAAATAAAATATTCTACCGTTCAAAACTGGTATCCTGGTAATAGCGAGGGTAAAGGTGGTGTATTTAACTTTGTTACGAAAAGAGCTATTTGCGAGAAAAACGCTAAAGTTTCTTGGACACAAGTTGAAACAGGTTCTGCAGTAACATGGAAATATCCTTCTTGTATTTTAAAAGGAGATAACTCTATTGGTGAATTCTATTCTATAGCCGTAACGAACAATTACCAACAAGCAGATACAGGTACCAAAATGATTCATCTTGGTAAAAACACTAAGAGTACCATTATATCAAAAGGTATTTCTGCAGGTAAATCTCAAAATAGTTACCGTGGTTTGGTACAGATCAATAGCCGTGCCGATGGTGCGCGTAACTTCTCTCAATGCGATTCTTTGTTAATGGGTAACGAATGTGGTGCACATACCTTCCCGTATATCGAAGCAAAGAATAAGACGGCAATGATAGAACACGAGGCTACAACTAGTAAAATTGGTGAAGATCAAATTTTCTACTGTAACCAAAGAGGTATACCAACAGAGAAAGCGATTGCATTAATTGTAAATGGCTTTAGTAAAGAAGTATTAAATAAACTACCAATGGAATTTGCTGTTGAGGCACAAAAATTATTGGAAATTAGTTTAGAAGGTTCTGTAGGATAA
- the sufC gene encoding Fe-S cluster assembly ATPase SufC: MLKIKDLHASVDDKEILRGINLEIKAGEVHAIMGPNGSGKSTLASVIAGNERFEVTQGSIELSGEDLEEVSPEERAHKGVFLSFQYPVEIPGVSVTNFMKTAINETRKAKGLEDMPAKDMLKLIREKSELLEIDRKFLSRSLNEGFSGGEKKRNEIFQMAMLEPKVAILDETDSGLDIDALRIVASGVNKLKSKDNAVILITHYQRLLEYIVPDFVHVLHNGKIVKSGGKELALELEEKGYDWLKQETAV; encoded by the coding sequence ATGTTGAAAATTAAAGATCTACATGCTAGCGTAGATGATAAGGAGATATTAAGAGGAATAAACCTAGAGATTAAAGCAGGTGAAGTACATGCTATAATGGGACCTAACGGTTCTGGTAAAAGTACATTAGCTTCTGTAATTGCCGGAAACGAGCGTTTTGAGGTTACTCAAGGTTCAATTGAATTAAGTGGTGAAGATTTAGAAGAAGTTTCTCCAGAAGAAAGAGCACACAAGGGTGTTTTTCTTTCTTTTCAATATCCAGTTGAGATCCCGGGTGTTTCTGTAACCAACTTTATGAAAACTGCAATTAACGAAACTCGTAAGGCTAAAGGTCTTGAAGATATGCCTGCCAAGGATATGTTGAAGCTGATTCGTGAAAAATCTGAGTTATTAGAAATTGACCGTAAGTTCTTATCTAGATCATTGAACGAAGGTTTTTCTGGTGGTGAGAAAAAGAGAAACGAGATTTTTCAAATGGCTATGTTAGAGCCAAAGGTTGCAATTTTAGATGAAACCGATTCTGGATTGGATATCGATGCTTTACGTATTGTTGCTAGCGGAGTTAACAAACTAAAAAGTAAGGATAACGCTGTAATATTAATTACGCACTACCAACGTTTATTGGAGTATATCGTACCTGATTTTGTTCACGTTTTACATAATGGTAAAATTGTAAAATCTGGTGGTAAAGAACTTGCTCTAGAGCTTGAAGAAAAAGGATACGACTGGTTAAAGCAAGAAACAGCGGTGTAA